In Aspergillus nidulans FGSC A4 chromosome II, the genomic stretch GGCAGATCTTTTCGCATGCGTGTCCACATGGAAGAGTCTTGCCGCAGGCTTTTTGACAGTTTGGAATGGGGTCTTCACAAGATGATCGAGGTGTATATCCTGGAATATCGGCCAATGGCGTTTTCCCGCAAGGACAATGAGAGACCACGTCCGGCGATCTCGGACAGTGAGCCGCCTGGGCTTTTTGTGGGTGGCAGCTTTGCTGACAGACGTGGACACCGCAATCAAATGGGCGACTGCAGACATCTCCGCAGCTGAAGCACCCGGTCCACTCCTCGACATCACAATCCTTCAAAAGTTGgctatccagctcttcgtccttggagctgcagagcatttCGGTCTCTACCTTTCCACAATAACAGCGCGCATCAATCTTGACCTCACACGCTCCGCAAAGACCTTCATGACAAGGCCGACTGCAGGTGTGTTCACCGCACGGCAACAAATCGCCACAAATCTCGCCGCAACTCCATCCGTTCTCGTAGTCGGTGTCTTGACACCGCTTCGTAGACGAATTCCTGCCGCAGAAACAATCCTGAGTCGGGCCCATTGCCGTACATGGTTTGCATGGCCCAGCATGGCAAGTCAAATCACAGGGGTGTGGACAATCCTTACGCTTGCGTGAGCATGTCTGCCCACACGAGTGAGGGGGAAGCCCAGGAAGCGGCCGCGGATCAGTCTCTTTCTCACACCAGCAAGTGTAGCTTGATGGAAACACCTCCTGGGCAAGATTACAACCAGGACACCTCCAAGCACGAGGCCCGCTAGCCTCTCCGTTTTCACCACCGGGCACGGTTCGGGAAGGATCCTGCACAGCGGCGCCTTCATTCTTCGACCATTTCTTAACACAGCTCAAATGGAACACGGTCCAACAGAGTCCGCAAGACCAAACGCGTGTCTTCCGTCCAATCTCGCTAGTACAGATAGGGCATTCGTAAAGGTTATGAGCAATATCCTCATGAATCCGTGTGATGATATCCTCCGCCTCTGACTTTGTAGTAACCTTCGGCTGCCGTGTTCGGAGGGATTTCCccttcccttttccttttgCCGGTGCGGCATTGCTCGAGGACGATCCAGGTACAAATGCTGGAGCATCAGCCCTTAACCCTGCATCTTCCGTACCCTCTGGCGCCTGCTTATCGTCCTCCGAAGTCTCCTGTGACTTCGTCAGGCGTCCACCGAACGTCCGTCTAGCAGCTCCCGCCCCAATTTGTTGGTCGCCACCCCGCACCCGATTCTGGCGCTGCCCTTCTCCATCTACCGGTGTATTCCCAGCGCCTCGCCGTCCTCTTCTCGGGCCACGTCGTGATCGTTGCTGACCCGCCGTATCGCTTGGTTGTGTTGCGAGCTGAGACTGGGATACAGAAGTGGTCGGCGTCGGCGCCTGCGCTTGTAACTGCTGGGTTTGGGCTGCCGGCAAATTATGCGGCTGCGCTGCGGACAAGAACTGCGTTTGCTCCTGTGTTTGTGTCCGTCGACTCGGATTACCTCGGCGGCCTCGATGTCCCCGTCTAAAATTTCTAGGATTTCGCGGGGCGCTATCGACCCCGGTCGGCGTAGCTGTTGACACTGACATATTCGGTGGAGTCTGAACCAGCAAACTCGAACTCGTACTCGCACTCATGCACTATAAACTAAACCTGAGCGCACGGGTATGAACTCTAGCTTTAAGATGAAGTAAAATAGGaatgaaagggagaagaagttgaaagGTCCCTTCGAGGCGAGGAAGCAAAGCCTGAGGTGAAAAGAAAGGAATGGAACTCCAGGGACCAAAGAAAGTTGTAAGCGGCAGTTCCTGAGTCTTATTAAGACTGTGGCGAAGGTGGCTGCGTTTGTAGGACTTGCACTTATCTACTCGAACCATGGCACAAATCTGACAAAGGCACTAAAGGGATCGACCATTACTGGCTTCCGTAATCATCAGCCATGTCACTTGGCTACAATCTGCATTTGTGACTCATACGCTCACAGTAACCATCTCGAGTCACCATTACTCATAGTGGGACTCGTGCATACGGAGTTTTGTCGAGTCTTCCAATTGTAACATACGAAGGGGTAATAACAGGGTCCATATCATTGCAATTAAACAAAATATTCATCATCGCTATAAATGCGGTTCCTCAACTGGTGGGGATAAAAATGCGAGTCAAATGCGCCCATGCAACCATTAAACATCGAGATTAAGATAACTAAAAAAACAACAcaatttctcctctttcGTTCTGCTTCAGACGTAATGTTCGCCAGAggtccttctcatcctctagTCTCTGTTCGCGGTCTGCGCGGCTTCGGCCTTGACCTCGTCCGCGGTCGCCATCTATATCGTCCGAGAAATCTTTGTGGAATCGCTTGAGCACTTTGTTGACCGAAAAGCCCCGAGTGCTTTCCGGTCCCTTTGTAACCAAAGACAAAAAGTGAGCAGCCATCTGCCGTTGTGCCTCATTGGGATGGTTCTCTTGTCGGTAGACGACCATGTCGCGGCCGTTGTCCCGCGGAGAGTCCGGATACTCATACTTTTTGACACGGCGCGAAGGGCGGTCTGCTTCCATTTGCGCGCTGCTTTTGCGCTTGGTCTTCAAAGCTtcggaagaaggagcttggtcGTCGTACCGGACCTTGTGAGTCTTCTTAGACTTGCGAGGTTCAGCTTCATTACCCGCGACACTGCTTCCGGAAACGCTGGACCCAGCAAACATAGAAGAGACTAGACGCTCAGCACGGTTTTTGATCGAGATGCCCAGGCCTGCGTCACCGTGgccttccttctcgtcgcgACGTGTGCGCTTGAGAGGCGATGAAGGATCCTGGTATCGTCGGCGCGGGTTTTCCAGGTCATCTTCACCATCTAGTGAAGGCGATCGGAGCATGCGGTCAAGCCCGCCTGTTAGACCGGAATGGAGCATCGGGGTTCCTGGGTGATTCAACACACTAGATGGAGCCTCGAGCATAGGAGTGTCTGCGTCCTCCATGTCATGGTCATCGGTGCGGCGCTTCCGCTTCTTATCGCTTGAAGTCGCAGTCAGAGCGGGGGGAGACTGCTTCCTCTCAGTACGCcgatctttcttctttttcggGGCAGGAGTCATGAACTCCTGTGATACAGCAGCATCCTTGTTGGGATACACTGGTGGTTGAATAGGCCCTGAACCATAAGTAAAGCCGTTCTCTTCGTAGTCTTTATTttcatcaccctcctccGCTTCAGCGCGCGTCGACGACTGAGAACGTTCAAAAACCGAAGGTGCGTGGTCCTTCATTTTCATCTGCTCTTTCGGTTCGGCAAGAGAGACTTTGGACGCGTTCGGTGTCTTTTCGTCAACTAGGAAATCAAACACATTGACCTTGGTGCCTTCTTGTGCTGGGGCTGATGTGGTTCCGTTCGATGTAGAGGTAGTAGAAACGGTGGAAACAAGATTAACTTGGGAATCGGGGGCGTCTTCAATATATGGAGCACGGTGGCTGGTGTTCGTCTTCGCGCTGTTATTGTCGTTTTTGTTGCCGTTCTGATTATTGTTGTTATTGCCTTTGCGACCGTTTTTGGCCGGCTTCTCTCTGTAGAGTGCGCCTTGGTATTTCTGAGCCTCGCTCATACATGACTAGGAGACTCGGGTTAGCTTCAGCTCTTTTGAGTCACTGATATGCTGCGGCTTTGGCCGACTTGTCGATGGACAACTCCCGGACAAGCGCCACACGCGCATCAAGACGCTTAGAATACGAATCAGACCACCTGACGAGCCGGAGACGAGCACTGCACGCTCCAACTTGACAGCAAATAAGAAAACAGTTATCCGTACCGTATGGGATCTGTAAGATGTTCCTTGGAAATGGACCATACAATCAATGCAGGTGAAGCTTGCGCCGCGGCATTGGTTGCGATGGGgatcaagcttcttcttggtgaGAACGTCACCGCACGCCTAGAAGTAGGAGAAGAATCAGTAACTAATTCCGGACGTTTCACCTCGTTATACATGATATGACACCGAGTATTCGTCTGACCTACCTCACACGAGAATGAGACCATTTTCACAAGAATCCGCGAGGTTATAAGCCGCGTAACAGAACGCGATCGCCGCCACAGCGAGATACAGCCTCTTTCAGAAATCGATAATGGAGATATCAGGCGGCAATCAAAAGAGTGCTGTTCAATCAGAGCTGGAATCCTTTGCGCGAAGGGAACAGGACGAAGTAGAGCCAAAAAACGTGGGAGGGGTGCCTTTGTTGACacagaaacaaagtcaaagaagtaggcagcaggagaaagaaggacgAATAAGAGGTAGGGAGGCACTTGCACCGCAGCTAGGAGGTATCAGCAGCCGAAATCAAGAGTAGTGCCTACTCTATCAAGGCTATCTTTCGATTTGCGCTTTTCTTGCTGGAATCTTTCTGGCGCGCTCAAAAAATGCGAGATGGAATCAAAGAGTGGAAACAGTGGGTATACCACGCTAGTCCTAATTGGGACTGACAAGTTCCGCATTCCGCAGCTTTGTGATTGATGCCCTATCAAGCAGGCGCCAACACGAGCTATTACATAGATCTGTCTCAGCAGGCCTAGGCGCGACCTTGGAAGAGTTGAACAAGTCGTGCGGCCACTGCCGGCCAGTAGGGTCATGGTTGGTGTCTGGAATGATCAACAGGATGCGTATAATGAGGATTGGTAATTTGACTCTACAAGTTCTTAGGACCAACAACAGAGGTTAAAAAGGAGCGTGGACTCGTCAGAAGACTGGCTTTAGCGTACACTGCACAGCCAAGGACAGGCCCGCGGGAGCTAGAGTAAGTTCTCGGGGGTCGGCCCCTCACTTTGGCTCATAGTGTGCCGCCTCTGGAGGGCAAGCCTATGCTGCTATGGATGTCTTGCAGCGAAGCATGTTCATAAGTCCACAAATGCTCCGAAGGAGGTATTCGAAGTGAGACAAAGCTTAGCGTACTACTTTGTACCACATCTTGCATTGCTTCGTGCGCTGATATTAGATCTGACCGCGATCGAATTGTCTCTTTCCGCGGATGATCCTTGTTCAGCCCGATCGGCTTCGAACCATACTAGTAGCGCTGCACATCTAGCTACAAGCAGGTGAATGGCTAGGCCACAAGTTCTCCCCTTCATATCTGCGCATATGAAGCCGATCTTAATGGCAAACCGGTTATATTTGATAACAAACACACCATCAAGCTTCGGGTCAGCTGCGCCAGTCACAGAGACAACAACGTTTGCGAACGAAGAGTCATGCGCGCAACTGCATATTGGTGTCGCTTTGAGGGGAGGGGCACCCTTGTTTTCGCTTTCTTCCGTAGAGATACTGCCCTCCTAGCTGGTGTGTTTGCATCTCGCTCGACGAGTTGATATGGAAATCTCATGTCTTTTCTGAGGGGCTGCTTTACACTGCGTTGTTGTAGGTCCAGTTACTTATGGCTATTCAGCAAATCGACAGGAAGCTATTGTACATTCAACGACCGGCGTTGATTATTTTACTAAGAGATAATTGGAGTGCTCTGGGTATGCCGACAATGAAATGGCGATTCGTCGGTGCCACAATCTATCCACCGCGTGTGATGCTAAATGAACAATAGCCGTTAGTTAAAGTTAATATAGCGAGTCAAGGGGGCGCACTGACGGTTCCCGGGATATCTCCACAGGTGAGATAGTGTCGTCACCGAAGCTACTTTCGCGAGGAGCGGTCTTGTGTCCGCTATTGGAGCCACTGCcctcgctttcttcttcctcatctccaCATCCGCAGTCGTAAAAGTCACCGATCTTGTTGCAGTCAAATGCTGGCTTTCCCAGCATAGCATTGACCTCGTTGTGGATGAAACAACCCCATCCAGCCGCCGCATTACGGGAAGACACCTGCGGGGGGTATTGCTTCAGATGTCCTTGGAAGTGTGAGGCGCATTCACCGCTAGTTTGTCAGTCAGCATTTGGGAGGCCGGAGTGGGCGAACAATGGCCAACTATACCATGGGTAGAGTCGCGCAAAAAGGTAGATGTATGAGTGGAGCGTCTCTTGTTGCTCCTCAGTGGGATCTTCAGGATAACGAGCGAGCATGGTGTGGAAGTACTTCCAAGTTGCGCGACCTAATTCGGCTCTAGTTCTGAGGGTTAGCATCGTTTTTAGCCTAAGCGCAAGTTGCTATTGTATACTTTGCTGTCTCATTGCCTAAACGAGGCATCACAACATCTCCTTTGATCAGATCGTCTTTGACAGGTGTTGATTTCTCAAGATGACCAGGAGCTCGGACAGAAGGACTAGGAGGACCGTAGGGTTGAatgaacaagacaaagagaaagaagatcaAAATAGAAGCGCTTATCAGAATGCGCCTTGTGATTTGGCGGTTGGCCATCGCTGCAGAGGACGAGAGTCGCGGTTCCCTGATTAAGttgtgctgaagaagcatgCCATGCGGCGAACGAATCGGCGAGTGCTATTAGAGCGATACGATATACATAGAAGGTtaagaatgaagaaggaacCAGAGTTAATAGTGTTCAATGAGCGACAAAGAAGTTGTGCTGAGCAAGACGGCACGGTTCATCTTCCTTGCATGAGCAAGGTGGTCTGAGTCCGACACGAAGTACGGGGTTAACCGTAAGCTACCTATCTGTTTCAATGATTGCTGACAACCCACGTGGACTGCATAACATTATTCTTGGTTTGCTTAGTCACTATTCTATTTATGCCCATCAATCTACATATGACTGTGTGTGAGAAGCGATTCAGCCCCGGCAAGACTAGCAAACGTGAAGCTACGGGACGGCCTGCAGAGCTTACATAGACTACTTAGATACTAGTTAGTGGGGGCTCACTACTAGCCCTGATACAGTACCTGCTCAACGGTCTAGTCGCGTCGACATAGATTGCGGGGAGACGATAAGCCGATTACATAATGCTTCCTTACCGATTAGCGGCCGCCAATTTTGTTCATTCGGCCTCGAACCCGAGCCTCAATTCCGGATCATCGAACCTGCTCTGCTACCAGCAAAAATGGCGTCCATTCGATCCTTCACATTACAGTGCCTGCCTTGGAGCCGGTCTTCTTTGATTCGCTCCCAGCAGCGTCGATGGGCTCAAGTCCATGATGTTCGTTTCCTTGCGACCCACCACGACCCCAACCAGGTCCTGGATAGATACCGAGCGAAGCTCGACCAAAGGGCTAAGCAGTGAGTTGGAAGAGCATTTGGAAGACCCTAATCGTTTGTGCTCACAAAAAACGCTACAGGGAGGGCTTTGATTCCGTTGAAGCACTGAAGAAAGCCCATCAAGAGAAGATCGATAAGCTCCGTCGCGAAGCATCAACAGTTCTGACCCCGGAGCCgccagctccctccaagAAACCACactcccctcctccccctcccaaACCTCAATCCGCCGCACAATCGCAagtcgctgccgccgccaagTCAGTCTCCTCAAGCGGTATCAAACCCCTAGGCTCTTACCTGGATGTGGAGAAAGTCCGCGCCCTTCCTCCCAAAGAAATCGAAGCCATCTGGCGCCTCCGCCACGCCTCGAACTCCAATTCTATCTGCGCCGTTATTCCCTTAGAGACGTATCAGCGCATCGCCTCTGCTGCTCGCCAGAACCCGCAGTTCATCCTTCCACTCCCCCGCTCGGCATCCGAGTCCCAAAGTTCCGAAGCGGAAACCACCGCCACCGGCGACAAGGGCGGTGCAGACATTCATTTCTTACAATGGGCTTTCCACCCACCAGCCTCCGCGCCTTCGGCAGTTAATACGCACACTTCTACTGTGATCTTCACTCCGCTGGCTGCGTATAAGCTGCATGGTGCTTATGCGCAGCCGCATACAACTATAACGCATCatcttgaccttgcggatgATAAGGGGCTGGTTCTTATGCATGGCCAGGTGATGCCTGACTCGGGAGTCTCGACTGCCGAGGCTACGTGGTTAGTTAGCTGCGTGCAGCGGTTCTACGACTTCGGCGGCCAGGCGAGTGGACGAAAGGGGGAACTTCTCCGCATGTTTACCCAGGGCGATGTTCAGAACTTTAGGATTGAAGAGTTGATGGCTGAAGCGGAGAAATTGTAGATTACGTAGATATCCTTTACTTGTACTTTAGCATTGTACAACATTTAACATTTCTTGACTGAAATTTGTACTTACAACAATTAGCCTTCCTCTGTACAAACGACAAAGCCTGATACATGGTATTGATTTAAAATAACAAGAAAGAACTCCAGAATATACTCGGCCAAATCCAAACCGTGACGCCAATCTGGAACGCAGAACCGAAACCTCCAAACTTCCCAGTCGCGCATCGCATATCAGCAATTATTATCGTAGTTGGGTCGACTAAACGCGGAAGATATTCGAGTTATGATAAAAGTGACAATGAAAGTACACAACGCCGGCAGTACTTCCGTCCGCAGGGTCCTGTCAGTGATTAGGCGGGGGTAAAGTACAAGAAAAGAACATCATTGGGTTAGTGGTATGAGTTGCTAAGCCGCTGATACCCAGAAGCGGACTGCATCATATTATCGCTTTGCAGGTAAATTAACGAGTGGGATTCAGGTATCGTTGAGGGTGGCATATTGAGTATTCAGCGCGTTGGTGTCATGAGGTAGAAAAGTAAAAATCATCAGTTATGCTTGAGGACCTCTTCAGTGACAAAGGAGTGAATATGCTCAAAGTAATCTGGCTCTGCGACACTGTCATTGTGTGCACCGTTGGGAAGAGTTCGCCACACTTTGCGCTTGGAGTTACAGATGGCGAACAATTGCGTCATGTTCGATGGCCTGTTGCAAGTCAATTCATTGATTACGGGCTTTATCACCAATCTGAAAAGGGTTCATGTTGGCTTACGGCACAATCTCGTCTTGCAGTCCACTCAGAAAAAGTATAGGAGTCTTTGTTATCTTCGGCAGAACTTCCTCGCTCGTCCATGTCTGATGGCAGAAACGAGCAAGGTATCGAGCGGGAGGGAAAACGCTGGATATTGTTATCATTGTGCAGATATTAGAAGCTGAGATGGAACTGGGAACATGCCTTGGGATCAACTTGCGGATGCTCAGAAAGGTATTCTCGAGGATCAAACCGGAGATACTGCCCTTGTCTTCGTTGTTTGCGACAAGGTTTATGGCCACGGCTCCCCCAAGGCTCTGTCCATATACAACAATCCGTGAATTTGCCGTCTCTCCTCTTAGTCGCAAGTGATCGAGCGCTGTCTGAGCGTCAATCTTTAGTCCATGTTCGTCCGGCACGCCGGTGGATAAACCGTAACCACGATACTCCAACATCAAAACATGGCAGCCCAGGTAGTCTTGCATTATTTTCGCAATTGGAATCCGATGGCCCACATTACCCGCATTGCCGTGAAACATTAACACAGTAAGATTCTGGTCTACTCGTTTGCGGGGAGCACGAATAAAGTAAGCATGCAAGCTTTCGCCGTCCGGAGTACGTAGCTGAAGCTCTTCGTAGTCCTCGATACCAAATTGGCGAGGCTTGGGCACATTCGTACGTGCATCTGCGGGGATATTTCGGGGATAAATTAACTCGCTGCACATGTTGTCAGTTTCCCAGGAGGATTCAGCCAGTTGCACCAATATTGCAGTGCAGGTGGGACAAACTTTTGTTTGAAATATAAGAGACCGCTAGCGACGACAGCTAGGCCTGAAGATGCCAGCATCGGAAGGCGCATGAACTGAACGGCGCTAGTTTGTCATGCTGGCTATACTCCATGACGGTGGGGGCGGCGGAGAATTCCGACATGTTGAGTCGCACGGATGCCGAAAGCGCAGGCAAGAATGACAGTAATTGCAGAGATTAGACTGCTCCAAGCCGAGATATAACAAGAAACTGGGCAATATAAGCCGGCCCAGTGCGCAACTCAGCCTCGGCGGATGTACAGATGTTAGATAGAAGGCTGTAAGCCTGCTTGATTGCATAGACTGATGTACACTCAGGAGGCTAGGGGCGATGTTGCGGGGAGAAGACGGCGGGAGGCTTGACCAATGAGAGTCCCAGTTGCCCTGACCGCCTGGCGGAATCAGCTCCAGCTTGCTTGCCCACGTAAGGCTCGCCTGCCTgagctctgctgaagctgtTTCTCATCACATATATTCTACTCGCACCATACACTTCAACTTTCATTTATCCGTCCGCTCTTAGAAAATAcgcttgctctgctctcGTCTACGCCGGAACTAGTCAAATTCTTGCACAAAACACTCCTAGCAAACACTATGGTCGCCAGTCATGGTATGACGGGGATGCTCGGGGAAGGTTAGAAGCTCCTCACTGGCGTCTCAAATATATTTTACGGCGTTACTGATATCTGTTTTAGATGGGATTCACATTGACATGAATCACCTGAAGAGTGGAGAGGTCAAGTAAGTTCCGGTACTTCAAACTCGCTCATCGTGACCTAAACTAACACTGCTTTTCCTAGCCTAGGAACATCAATGTGAGTGGTTTCATCAGCCTTTTCAAAGCCATATCGACTAAAACTCCGGCTTTCTGATAGCATGGCAATCAACTTCAAAGACGGCGTCATCCTAGGTGCGGACAGTCGAACAACGACTGGAGCTTACATCGCCAATCGAGTCACCGATAAATTGACGCAAGTCCATGATACCATTTGGTGCTGCCGATCTGGCTCCGCCGCAGATACACAGGCCGTGGCGGACATTGTCTCCTACCACCTGAATATGTACTCCATCGTCAATAACGAGCCGCCCAGCACACAGGTTGCAGCCGCGCTGTTCCAGGAGCTATGCTATGAGAACAAGGACATGCTAAGGTATGCCATTCTTGTGCCATCTCAGAATGCATTGTTTGATTAACTTGCGCATCAAGTGCCGGAATAATCATCGCGGGCTACGATCCCCGGCACGGCGGCCAAGTGTATTCGATACCGCTGGGTGGATCGCTGCACAAGCAGGCATACTCCATCGGCGGGTCCGGGTCGACTTACATCTACGGTTACTGTGACGCGAACTGGAAAGAGAACATgactgaagaagagggtgTTGAGTTTGTCAGAGGGGCACTGCGGGAGGCAATCAAGTGGGATGGCAGCTCGGGCGGCGTGATCAGGATGGTAGTCTTGACGAAGAATGGAGCGCAACGACACCTGTATCTGCCGGACAACGGCTACACTGCACCCGGACGTACTAACTGAGGCTTTCGCGGTGAGCAATGATCATATCTCAATGCTAGCTACCAGCTAAAGgtcttttattttttgcCGTATattcttctttgcattttGCTCTTCAACTCTTGTTCTCCCGTAATGTATCAAAGGGTTCTCTCCCTGAAGCGGCAGCAACCTCTCGGCTGTACGTATAGTCGGCAGATCTGCGTCCTATCACTAAATGAGAG encodes the following:
- a CDS encoding alpha/beta hydrolase (transcript_id=CADANIAT00004964), whose translation is MRLPMLASSGLAVVASGLLYFKQNELIYPRNIPADARTNVPKPRQFGIEDYEELQLRTPDGESLHAYFIRAPRKRVDQNLTVLMFHGNAGNVGHRIPIAKIMQDYLGCHVLMLEYRGYGLSTGVPDEHGLKIDAQTALDHLRLRGETANSRIVVYGQSLGGAVAINLVANNEDKGSISGLILENTFLSIRKLIPRHVPTSNICTMITISSVFPPARYLARFCHQTWTSEEVLPKITKTPILFLSGLQDEIVPPSNMTQLFAICNSKRKVWRTLPNGAHNDSVAEPDYFEHIHSFVTEEVLKHN
- a CDS encoding flavin-linked sulfhydryl oxidase ERV2 (transcript_id=CADANIAT00004962), encoding MANRQITRRILISASILIFFLFVLFIQPYGPPSPSVRAPGHLEKSTPVKDDLIKGDVVMPRLGNETAKAELGRATWKYFHTMLARYPEDPTEEQQETLHSYIYLFARLYPCGECASHFQGHLKQYPPQVSSRNAAAGWGCFIHNEVNAMLGKPAFDCNKIGDFYDCGCGDEEEESEGSGSNSGHKTAPRESSFGDDTISPVEISREPITRGG
- the pre3 gene encoding proteasome core particle subunit beta 1 (transcript_id=CADANIAT00004965), producing the protein MVASHGMTGMLGEDGIHIDMNHLKSGEVNLGTSIMAINFKDGVILGADSRTTTGAYIANRVTDKLTQVHDTIWCCRSGSAADTQAVADIVSYHLNMYSIVNNEPPSTQVAAALFQELCYENKDMLSAGIIIAGYDPRHGGQVYSIPLGGSLHKQAYSIGGSGSTYIYGYCDANWKENMTEEEGVEFVRGALREAIKWDGSSGGVIRMVVLTKNGAQRHLYLPDNGYTAPGRTN
- a CDS encoding ATP11 family protein (transcript_id=CADANIAT00004963), with the translated sequence MASIRSFTLQCLPWSRSSLIRSQQRRWAQVHDVRFLATHHDPNQVLDRYRAKLDQRAKQEGFDSVEALKKAHQEKIDKLRREASTVLTPEPPAPSKKPHSPPPPPKPQSAAQSQVAAAAKSVSSSGIKPLGSYLDVEKVRALPPKEIEAIWRLRHASNSNSICAVIPLETYQRIASAARQNPQFILPLPRSASESQSSEAETTATGDKGGADIHFLQWAFHPPASAPSAVNTHTSTVIFTPLAAYKLHGAYAQPHTTITHHLDLADDKGLVLMHGQVMPDSGVSTAEATWLVSCVQRFYDFGGQASGRKGELLRMFTQGDVQNFRIEELMAEAEKL
- a CDS encoding LYAR-type C2HC zinc finger protein (transcript_id=CADANIAT00004961), with product MVSFSCEACGDVLTKKKLDPHRNQCRGASFTCIDCMVHFQGTSYRSHTSCMSEAQKYQGALYREKPAKNGRKGNNNNNQNGNKNDNNSAKTNTSHRAPYIEDAPDSQVNLVSTVSTTSTSNGTTSAPAQEGTKVNVFDFLVDEKTPNASKVSLAEPKEQMKMKDHAPSVFERSQSSTRAEAEEGDENKDYEENGFTYGSGPIQPPVYPNKDAAVSQEFMTPAPKKKKDRRTERKQSPPALTATSSDKKRKRRTDDHDMEDADTPMLEAPSSVLNHPGTPMLHSGLTGGLDRMLRSPSLDGEDDLENPRRRYQDPSSPLKRTRRDEKEGHGDAGLGISIKNRAERLVSSMFAGSSVSGSSVAGNEAEPRKSKKTHKVRYDDQAPSSEALKTKRKSSAQMEADRPSRRVKKYEYPDSPRDNGRDMVVYRQENHPNEAQRQMAAHFLSLVTKGPESTRGFSVNKVLKRFHKDFSDDIDGDRGRGQGRSRADREQRLEDEKDLWRTLRLKQNERGEIVLFF